DNA from Paludisphaera mucosa:
GGCAAGCTCGACCTGATCGTCGCGCCGATCTTCGGGCCGGACGCCGTTCCGCCGGGCTTCGACGACCCCGCCCGGCTGGTCGCCTACGTCGCGGTCGACGTCCACGAAGCCTCGCGCTGGAAGAAACGCCCGCTGACCTCGCGGCGGGTCGCTCACGCGATCGAGTACCAGCCGACGTTCGCCGACGTCGCCCATCCCACGGTACTCGCGGCCGACAATCAGGGCGTCACCCTAATCGGGCCGCTCGCGACCGACGCCGAGCCCGACGCGGTCGACCTGGCGCCCGGAGCCGCCGGCGAGGCGCCCAAACGGGGGGCGAGCGAGATCCACCGGGGTCGCCTCCGGGACGGCCGTCTCTTCCTGGCGACGCTCGAGCCCTGGCACGGATCCGAGGTCGTCGTCTGGCCGCAGAAGGCGGCGGGCGGTCGCGAGTTCGGGCCCCGCGTCGTGCTCGACGACACCCTCGCCGACGGCCACGCCCTCTGGGTGGCCGACCTCGACGGCGACGGCCAGGACGAGGTCTTCGCCGGCCACCGGGGCAAGGATCACCGCGTGAGCCTCTATGATTACGACGAATCGACGTCATCCTGGCGTCGCACCGTCGTCGATCGCGACGTCGCCCCGCAGGACCTCCGGGGCGGCGACCTCGACGGCGACGGCCGGCCCGACGTCGTCGCGGCCGGCGGGTCGGCTCGCAACGTCGTCTGGTACCGGCTCCGTCCTCGCTGAGAGTCAGGGCAGGGCGGCCGTCGCGGCGATGAGCGCCGCCCTGGCTTTGACCCGGGAGGCAGGGTCGACGGTGCAGGCCTCCCAGTCGATCGCCGGCACCGCGACCGGCCGCTCGACGAGGCGGCGGTCGCGGGCCAGTTCCGTGAAGACCCGCCCCCAGGCCTTCATCGCCCCGTCCGCGCGCAGAAGGCCGATGCGCTGGGTCACGTCGCCCGCCTCGGGCTGGTCGTAGAGGCCCCAGTGGATCCATCCGACGGCGCCGACGTTCGCCGACAG
Protein-coding regions in this window:
- a CDS encoding FG-GAP repeat domain-containing protein, translating into MNRPAKTLACLILASLGQARAAPPDAGPGRFAFDRIVLDADFPGAYQVEVADVDGDGKPDVVALGGDVCAWYQNPSWTKRIITSGKTAPGVISSATADLDGDGKAEVAVAYEFEMNQPKRGKLLLAKQGASLDASWTLLPIEDLGSIHRLRWGDLDADGKLDLIVAPIFGPDAVPPGFDDPARLVAYVAVDVHEASRWKKRPLTSRRVAHAIEYQPTFADVAHPTVLAADNQGVTLIGPLATDAEPDAVDLAPGAAGEAPKRGASEIHRGRLRDGRLFLATLEPWHGSEVVVWPQKAAGGREFGPRVVLDDTLADGHALWVADLDGDGQDEVFAGHRGKDHRVSLYDYDESTSSWRRTVVDRDVAPQDLRGGDLDGDGRPDVVAAGGSARNVVWYRLRPR